The following coding sequences are from one Dreissena polymorpha isolate Duluth1 chromosome 8, UMN_Dpol_1.0, whole genome shotgun sequence window:
- the LOC127841560 gene encoding uncharacterized protein LOC127841560 — MSVFKYVAIVAIALVCLIRTGSCAHNGTDHGPRPPPPPSPTRDHANTQSPDAGLSDAEIAGIVIGSVSAVAAVVGIGVAYHNWTLKAGNSKREGISNSCCACIITIGNTKPLPNLSPPSYAESTMTSPISCDTIYHSFREFPKFT, encoded by the exons ATGAGCGTCTTCAAATAT GTCGCAATTGTAGCCATTGCGTTGGTTTGTCTTATCAGAACAG GAAGTTGTGCTCACAATGGCACCGATCATGGACCCcgtccaccaccaccaccatcacctaCGAGAGACCATGCGAATACACAAAG CCCCGATGCTGGCCTCTCTGATGCAGAGATAGCCGGTATCGTGATTGGAAGCGTTTCCGCCGTCGCGGCAGTTGTCGGAATCGGAGTCGCGTACCACAATTGGACATTGAAGGCTGGAAACAGCAAACGAGAAGGAATAAGCAACAGTTGTTGTGCTTGTATAATAACCATAGGAAACACGAAGCCTTTGCCTAATCTAAGTCCACCGTCGTATGCGGAAAGCACCATGACAAGTCCAATTTCGTGTGACACGATTTATCACTCGTTTCGAGAATTTCCTAAATTCACTTAA